One window of Candidatus Dadabacteria bacterium genomic DNA carries:
- a CDS encoding DUF924 domain-containing protein has translation MRKEEVFAAGGTEAVSEVLDFWFGELREGELPDKEKQMTWWAKSEEFDDLVRRRFEKYVLFAEKGELSRWLETPLGTVAFIVVVDQFPRNIYRDTPGAFSTDSLALRACLRGIEKGFDRDLHPAHRTFFYLPLMHSEDLEIQEMSVLKYSALENEYASHPQIKETLACSTDFAGRHSDIIKKFGRYPHRNAALGRESTPEETEFLKEPGSSF, from the coding sequence ATGAGAAAGGAAGAAGTTTTTGCCGCGGGGGGAACCGAAGCAGTCTCCGAGGTGCTGGATTTCTGGTTCGGCGAGCTGCGCGAGGGAGAGCTGCCGGATAAAGAGAAGCAGATGACCTGGTGGGCGAAATCGGAGGAGTTCGACGATCTCGTAAGGCGGAGGTTCGAGAAATATGTCCTGTTTGCCGAAAAAGGAGAACTTTCCCGCTGGCTCGAAACCCCCTTGGGCACAGTGGCGTTTATAGTCGTCGTCGATCAGTTTCCAAGGAACATCTACCGCGACACACCGGGAGCGTTTTCAACGGACTCGCTGGCTCTTCGCGCCTGTCTTCGGGGCATTGAGAAGGGATTTGACAGGGACCTTCACCCGGCGCACAGGACGTTTTTCTACCTGCCGCTTATGCACTCGGAGGACCTTGAGATCCAGGAGATGAGTGTTCTTAAGTACTCCGCTCTTGAAAACGAGTATGCCTCGCACCCCCAAATCAAGGAAACCCTTGCCTGTTCAACGGATTTTGCGGGACGGCACTCTGACATAATAAAGAAATTCGGAAGATATCCCCACAGAAACGCGGCTTTGGGAAGAGAATCCACCCCGGAAGAAACCGAGTTTCTAAAAGAGCCTGGAAGCTCTTTCTGA
- the atpC gene encoding ATP synthase F1 subunit epsilon has translation MAEKLRLKIITPERLVFDGEVEELVAPGQMGEFGVLPGHVPFLSVLFPGRLRFKTEESGESTLIIHGGLADVKDDTISILTDQPENPEEVDVAAARKDAEVFQKEIDELQDTEASEREELDRKLRIARARTGE, from the coding sequence TTGGCTGAAAAACTGCGACTCAAAATAATAACCCCCGAGAGGCTCGTGTTTGACGGCGAGGTCGAGGAACTGGTAGCCCCCGGCCAGATGGGGGAATTCGGTGTTTTGCCGGGTCACGTGCCTTTTCTTTCTGTGCTTTTTCCGGGGAGACTCAGGTTCAAAACCGAGGAGTCGGGAGAAAGCACTCTCATAATCCATGGTGGCCTCGCGGACGTAAAGGATGACACCATCAGTATTCTTACCGACCAGCCGGAGAATCCCGAAGAGGTTGACGTCGCGGCCGCCAGAAAAGACGCCGAGGTCTTTCAGAAGGAAATTGATGAGCTTCAGGACACAGAAGCTTCGGAAAGAGAGGAGCTTGATAGGAAGCTCAGGATAGCACGCGCTCGAACTGGAGAATAA
- a CDS encoding adenosylcobalamin-dependent ribonucleoside-diphosphate reductase, with protein MPGDKNHPEIVANGTSDLKTAAVDEQETQTQEPSLEHVKAPSDTIEIPAKTIDAFGGDTLRARVFYEKYALRNEKGEITEKTPEQMWRRVAREIASPEEKKELRKQWEENFYWLLSDFKFIPGGRILFGAGQNRRATLLNCYYMPIKEDSIEGIFEWCKEAARTYSFGGGVGTDISILRPKGSPVNNSAIYSTGAVSFMDLLSTTTGTIGQAGRRGALMITMKVDHPDIMDFLDIKNDEARSKVQFANISVKVDDKFMEAVEKDTDYELSFSNEKTEIKRTVRARKIWDKLVQSAWSSAEPGLIFWDTVKRYSPTEYANMEVNGVNPCSEQALEDYGNCCLGNVNLSMFVKNAFEETAAIEWEELEKAFQYSVRFLDDILDYNIEKHPLSFQTKASSRSRRIGVGFTGLGDMLAKLNIKYDTAEGIKFTDELFEHIKNIVYEASSDLANEKGTFPVFDLETHIANPFVKTMRDNVMNKIKKQGLRNACILTVPPVGSGSVLAGTTSGVEPMFALSYLRRSESLSEEEFKVYHPLVSEYMEKFGLDDEADLPDTFVTSHEIKPEQRVRMQAAIQKHIDSCISSTVNLPRDISLEEVEKIYFLSWKLGCKGVTVYREGSREGILITEEQAKDKTNSPPRDEGMSTTHSNLTPSPHPTQKEAVKPVTRPTVLEGFTEAIKTGYGNLYVTVNSYEGKPFEVFVQIGKSGFTTMADAEATGRLISLSLRSGVDVRDVVEQLEAIGGSSPVFSGGRVIMSVPDAIAKVLRSHFVTKEKASDEANPVAEANGGTQKVSTDLMLEQCPDCGSKALAFESGCVTCRGCGFSKCS; from the coding sequence GTGCCTGGAGATAAAAACCACCCTGAAATCGTTGCGAATGGAACATCCGATCTTAAAACTGCAGCCGTCGATGAACAAGAAACCCAGACTCAGGAACCCTCTCTGGAGCATGTCAAAGCTCCAAGCGACACCATAGAAATTCCCGCGAAAACCATCGACGCCTTCGGCGGAGACACACTCAGGGCGCGCGTTTTCTACGAGAAATACGCTCTTCGCAACGAAAAAGGAGAAATAACAGAGAAAACTCCGGAGCAGATGTGGCGAAGGGTGGCCAGGGAAATAGCGTCCCCCGAGGAAAAAAAGGAACTGAGAAAGCAGTGGGAGGAAAACTTCTACTGGCTCCTCTCCGATTTCAAGTTCATACCCGGCGGGAGAATACTGTTCGGTGCCGGCCAGAACAGAAGGGCCACACTCCTTAACTGCTACTACATGCCGATAAAGGAAGATTCCATAGAGGGAATATTCGAGTGGTGCAAGGAGGCCGCCAGGACTTACTCTTTCGGCGGAGGAGTCGGAACCGATATATCTATCCTGAGACCGAAAGGCTCGCCGGTGAACAATTCGGCCATATACTCAACGGGAGCGGTATCGTTCATGGATCTTCTCTCCACAACTACCGGAACCATAGGACAGGCGGGAAGAAGAGGGGCCCTCATGATAACCATGAAAGTCGATCACCCCGACATAATGGACTTCCTCGACATAAAGAACGATGAGGCAAGATCAAAGGTACAGTTTGCCAATATCTCGGTGAAGGTTGATGACAAGTTCATGGAAGCCGTGGAAAAAGACACTGACTACGAACTCAGCTTCTCAAACGAGAAAACCGAAATAAAAAGAACCGTGCGGGCCCGCAAGATATGGGACAAGCTCGTTCAGTCAGCATGGTCCTCGGCCGAGCCTGGACTTATATTCTGGGACACAGTTAAAAGATATTCCCCGACCGAATACGCCAACATGGAAGTAAATGGCGTGAACCCCTGCAGCGAGCAGGCGCTTGAGGACTACGGCAACTGTTGCCTCGGGAACGTGAATCTCTCCATGTTCGTCAAAAACGCTTTCGAAGAAACCGCCGCAATAGAATGGGAAGAGCTTGAAAAGGCTTTTCAATACAGCGTCAGGTTCCTTGACGACATACTGGATTACAACATTGAAAAGCATCCCCTGAGCTTCCAGACAAAAGCGTCTTCGAGGTCGAGGAGAATAGGGGTCGGATTCACCGGCCTGGGGGACATGCTTGCCAAGCTCAACATAAAATACGACACGGCTGAAGGCATAAAATTCACTGACGAGCTTTTTGAGCATATAAAGAACATAGTCTATGAAGCCAGCTCAGACCTTGCCAATGAGAAGGGCACCTTTCCCGTGTTTGACCTGGAAACCCATATCGCGAATCCGTTCGTAAAAACCATGCGCGATAACGTGATGAACAAAATAAAGAAGCAGGGCCTCAGAAACGCGTGCATACTCACGGTTCCGCCCGTCGGAAGCGGCTCGGTTCTCGCGGGAACCACAAGCGGTGTTGAGCCCATGTTCGCCCTGTCCTATCTCAGGCGCTCAGAATCCCTGTCGGAAGAGGAATTCAAGGTCTACCACCCTCTGGTATCTGAGTACATGGAGAAATTCGGGCTGGATGACGAGGCAGACCTTCCGGATACGTTCGTTACCTCACATGAGATAAAGCCGGAACAGCGGGTCCGCATGCAGGCCGCTATTCAGAAGCACATAGATTCATGCATATCAAGCACCGTTAATCTCCCCAGGGACATAAGCCTCGAAGAGGTCGAGAAGATATATTTCCTCTCCTGGAAACTCGGCTGCAAGGGAGTAACCGTCTACAGGGAAGGTTCCAGGGAAGGAATACTGATAACGGAAGAACAAGCGAAAGACAAAACAAACTCTCCACCCCGGGATGAAGGGATGTCAACCACCCACTCCAACCTCACACCATCCCCTCATCCCACTCAAAAAGAAGCGGTAAAACCTGTCACGAGACCAACAGTCTTGGAAGGTTTTACCGAGGCGATAAAAACTGGGTACGGGAATCTCTACGTGACTGTCAACAGTTACGAAGGCAAGCCGTTTGAAGTTTTTGTCCAGATTGGAAAATCTGGATTTACCACGATGGCGGATGCCGAGGCAACTGGAAGGCTGATATCTCTGTCTCTGAGGTCTGGGGTCGATGTCAGAGATGTCGTGGAACAGCTGGAGGCCATTGGAGGTTCCTCGCCAGTTTTTTCAGGGGGAAGGGTCATAATGTCCGTCCCCGACGCCATAGCGAAGGTGCTGAGAAGCCACTTCGTAACAAAAGAGAAAGCCAGCGACGAAGCCAATCCTGTCGCGGAGGCAAACGGCGGCACCCAGAAGGTTTCAACGGATCTTATGCTTGAGCAGTGCCCGGACTGCGGAAGCAAGGCTCTTGCATTTGAATCCGGCTGTGTTACCTGTAGGGGATGCGGGTTCTCAAAGTGCAGCTAG
- the atpG gene encoding ATP synthase F1 subunit gamma: protein MPSLKQITTKIKSVRSTRRIMGAMKLIAAVRLQKAQAALMAYRPYSDAYRDVVLNVAALSESEDHPLLRVPEEKANLHVLFFTSDRGLCGSFNSALIRNMQRYIEEQNEVFGNIKLSFVGRRGRDYFSRSGVGTGKYYTGVNERNSRKFSEELAAALTEEFRVGESDEVVLAYNHFVSAISQRMTFERLLPLSAQETDDGGAESSSDYIFEPEKERIIGSILPKYVQVRIERAMNESLTSEHAARMTAMENATSNADEVIAKLTLLFNKTRQAIITTELMDIVNGTEAQRKGGNE, encoded by the coding sequence ATGCCGAGCCTTAAACAGATAACGACAAAAATAAAGAGCGTAAGGAGCACGCGGCGGATAATGGGCGCCATGAAGCTCATAGCCGCCGTGCGTCTGCAGAAGGCCCAGGCCGCTCTTATGGCCTACAGGCCTTATTCTGATGCGTACCGCGACGTGGTTTTAAACGTGGCGGCACTTTCAGAATCGGAGGATCATCCCCTTCTTCGGGTCCCGGAGGAAAAAGCGAACCTGCACGTTCTGTTCTTTACTTCCGACAGGGGACTGTGCGGAAGTTTTAACAGTGCCTTGATAAGGAACATGCAACGCTATATCGAGGAGCAGAACGAAGTTTTCGGGAACATAAAGCTGAGTTTCGTCGGAAGACGGGGACGGGATTACTTCTCGAGAAGCGGGGTTGGCACAGGCAAATACTACACAGGAGTCAATGAAAGGAACTCCCGGAAATTCTCGGAGGAACTGGCCGCGGCGCTCACAGAGGAGTTCAGGGTCGGGGAGAGCGACGAAGTAGTGCTTGCGTATAACCACTTTGTTTCCGCTATTTCCCAGAGGATGACTTTTGAGAGACTTCTTCCGCTTTCGGCCCAGGAAACCGACGATGGTGGTGCGGAGAGTTCATCAGATTACATATTCGAGCCGGAGAAGGAACGGATAATAGGTTCGATTCTTCCGAAATACGTTCAGGTGAGAATCGAGCGCGCCATGAACGAGTCGCTCACGAGCGAGCACGCGGCGCGCATGACCGCGATGGAAAACGCAACCAGCAACGCGGACGAGGTAATAGCAAAGCTTACCCTGCTTTTTAACAAGACCAGGCAGGCAATCATTACAACGGAGCTTATGGATATCGTTAACGGTACGGAAGCTCAAAGGAAAGGAGGCAACGAGTAG
- a CDS encoding mechanosensitive ion channel family protein — translation MNIEEIFSRTYLGNPTESWLWALGAAIVLALVFNFILKRFVRGFANLAEKTETDLDDLVSTLLGKTSIVLIIIFSVYVATFFLDLTQQVREFRKSVVIICLLLQIGLWGGGFIDYYVAKKLSKIGSGSGASITHIRSLGFFAKSVLWIILVILTIDNLGFDPTTIIAGLGVGGIAVALALQNVLGDLIASLSIIFDKPFEVGDFIVVDDIRGDVEHIGLKTTRLRSLSGEQLVLSNNDLLQSRIKNYKRMDSRRINFSLGVIYETSYDNVERIPGLIKDIIESEEKARFVRAHFSSYGDFSLNYDIVYFVLSPLFDDYMDIQQRINLKIFKKFSDEGIEFAYPTRKIFLDSVETASTGAGAGD, via the coding sequence TTGAACATCGAGGAAATATTTAGCCGGACTTACTTGGGCAATCCCACCGAATCGTGGCTCTGGGCTCTGGGGGCGGCGATTGTTTTAGCCTTAGTTTTTAACTTCATTCTGAAAAGGTTCGTAAGGGGGTTTGCCAATCTTGCCGAGAAGACCGAGACAGATCTCGACGATCTGGTTTCAACACTCTTAGGAAAAACCAGCATAGTGCTGATCATAATTTTTTCGGTCTACGTGGCTACCTTCTTCCTTGACCTCACCCAGCAGGTAAGGGAATTCCGGAAAAGCGTGGTGATTATCTGTCTTCTCCTTCAGATCGGTTTATGGGGAGGAGGTTTCATCGACTACTACGTAGCGAAAAAGCTCTCGAAAATCGGCTCCGGTTCCGGCGCCTCCATAACGCACATAAGGAGTCTGGGTTTTTTCGCAAAATCGGTCCTCTGGATAATTCTCGTAATTCTAACGATCGACAACCTAGGTTTTGATCCGACTACGATAATCGCCGGGCTCGGCGTGGGCGGTATAGCAGTGGCGCTTGCTCTCCAGAATGTTCTGGGCGACCTGATAGCTTCGCTTTCCATTATTTTTGACAAGCCTTTTGAAGTCGGGGATTTCATAGTAGTAGACGATATAAGGGGGGATGTCGAGCACATAGGGCTTAAGACCACGCGCCTCAGGAGTCTTTCCGGCGAGCAGCTTGTTTTATCGAATAACGACCTGCTTCAAAGCCGCATAAAAAACTACAAGAGGATGGATTCCCGCAGGATTAATTTTTCTCTGGGCGTGATTTACGAGACATCCTACGATAACGTTGAGAGAATCCCCGGGCTGATAAAAGATATAATAGAGTCGGAAGAGAAAGCGAGGTTCGTCAGAGCGCATTTCAGCAGTTACGGTGATTTTTCCCTTAACTACGACATAGTCTACTTTGTTCTTAGTCCTTTATTTGATGATTATATGGATATACAGCAGAGGATTAATCTGAAGATATTCAAAAAGTTCTCCGATGAGGGAATAGAGTTTGCCTATCCCACACGCAAGATCTTTCTTGATTCGGTAGAAACTGCGTCGACCGGCGCAGGGGCGGGAGACTGA
- the argH gene encoding argininosuccinate lyase: protein MAKKAWGGRFASQTHNIAEKFSESVSFDRRLYKEDIRGSIAHVKMLRETGIISRKDASRITKGLREIEKEIDRGEFAFSESYEDIHLNIEKRLIEKTGSSGAMVHTARSRNDQVLTDTRLYLRGETEEIISLVCALAEQFVELSARNLGVVIPLYTHMQRAQPVLLSHHLLAYYEMLKRDRERFINCLARVNVSPLGSCAGAGTSFPIDREMTAEDLGFKSVSRNSIDAVSDRDFCAEFVFCCSILMMHLSRLSEELVLWSAKEFDFVDLGDGFTTGSSIMPQKKNPDMSELTRGKTARVYGNLSALLTLMKGLPLSYNRDMQEDKEPLFDTVDTVKLCLRVNVEMLKTLEFKEENMKKALEGGFVTATDVADYLARKGVPFRSAHETVGKIVSYAERGGKELSDLKLSEFRRFSRKIDEDIFKVITFSGSVESRNSLGGTSTSNVRKEIASARRFLKRCM, encoded by the coding sequence TTGGCCAAAAAAGCGTGGGGAGGCCGCTTTGCTTCCCAGACACACAATATCGCCGAGAAGTTCTCAGAATCGGTAAGTTTCGACAGGCGTCTTTACAAAGAAGACATAAGGGGAAGTATCGCCCACGTGAAGATGCTTCGCGAGACCGGGATTATTTCCCGTAAAGACGCATCCCGAATAACCAAGGGTCTTCGGGAGATCGAAAAGGAAATAGACCGCGGGGAGTTTGCCTTCAGCGAGAGCTACGAGGATATCCATCTCAACATAGAAAAAAGGCTTATCGAGAAAACGGGGTCTTCGGGTGCCATGGTACACACCGCAAGGAGCAGGAACGACCAAGTTCTAACCGACACGAGGCTTTACCTGAGGGGGGAGACAGAAGAGATAATTTCACTTGTGTGCGCCTTGGCGGAGCAGTTCGTTGAACTTTCCGCAAGGAACTTGGGGGTGGTCATACCTCTCTACACCCACATGCAGCGTGCACAGCCGGTGCTTCTGTCCCACCATCTTCTGGCTTACTACGAAATGCTAAAGCGCGACCGCGAGAGGTTTATTAACTGCCTTGCAAGGGTGAATGTGAGCCCGCTTGGAAGCTGTGCCGGGGCGGGAACCTCGTTTCCGATAGACAGAGAGATGACCGCTGAGGATCTGGGGTTTAAATCAGTTTCCAGAAACAGCATTGACGCTGTGAGCGACCGTGATTTCTGCGCGGAGTTCGTATTCTGCTGCTCGATTCTGATGATGCACCTGAGCAGGCTTTCCGAGGAACTTGTTTTGTGGAGTGCAAAGGAGTTTGACTTCGTTGACCTCGGGGACGGGTTCACCACGGGTTCTAGCATAATGCCCCAGAAAAAGAATCCCGACATGTCGGAACTCACCCGGGGAAAAACCGCTAGGGTCTACGGAAACCTGAGTGCACTTCTGACTTTGATGAAAGGACTTCCGCTTTCCTACAACAGGGACATGCAGGAGGATAAAGAGCCTCTTTTCGATACGGTTGACACGGTAAAGCTTTGCCTTCGGGTTAATGTCGAGATGCTGAAGACGCTTGAATTCAAGGAAGAGAACATGAAGAAGGCCCTTGAGGGAGGCTTCGTTACCGCGACCGATGTGGCGGACTACCTGGCCCGCAAGGGTGTCCCGTTCCGTTCGGCCCACGAAACCGTGGGGAAGATAGTTTCTTACGCCGAGCGGGGGGGGAAGGAGCTTTCAGATCTTAAGCTTTCCGAATTCCGCAGATTTTCCAGAAAAATCGACGAGGACATTTTCAAGGTGATAACGTTCTCGGGTTCCGTTGAGAGCAGGAATTCCCTGGGCGGCACTTCAACCTCGAACGTGAGAAAAGAAATAGCAAGTGCCAGAAGGTTCCTCAAAAGATGCATGTAG
- the atpD gene encoding F0F1 ATP synthase subunit beta produces MGIGKIIQVTGPVVDVEFSEGALPTVFTALKVTNPALGETEWNLVLEVAQQLGGGRVRCIAMDSTEGLKRGQDALNTGDGITIPVGKEALGRLLNVVGEPIDEAGPVETEERWPIHRPAPEFVEQSTKMELFETGIKVIDLLAPFLKGGKIGLFGGAGVGKTVLLMELIHNIAKEYGGYSVFGGVGERTREGNDLYWEMKESGVLGNTGLIFGQMNEPPGARARVALTALTLAEYFRDTQGQDVLLFIDNIFRFTQAGSEVSALLGRTPSAVGYQPTLSTDLGELQERITSTVKGSITSVQAIYVPADDLTDPAPATTFAHLDGTIVLSRQLTELGIYPAVDPLDSASNILDPRIVGDEHYRVAREVQEVLQRYKQLQEIIAILGMDELSEEDKLTVARARKVQRYLSQPFHVAEQFTGTPGKYVPIKQTIEAFGEIISGNMDDIPEQAFYMVGNLDEVREKATAIAS; encoded by the coding sequence CTGGGAATCGGGAAAATAATTCAGGTAACGGGTCCGGTGGTGGATGTCGAATTCTCGGAGGGAGCTCTTCCCACCGTGTTTACGGCTCTTAAGGTAACGAATCCGGCCCTTGGGGAAACCGAGTGGAACTTGGTTCTGGAAGTTGCCCAGCAGCTGGGGGGAGGCCGCGTAAGATGCATCGCCATGGACTCGACCGAGGGGCTTAAAAGAGGACAGGATGCCCTTAACACCGGCGATGGAATAACAATCCCGGTCGGCAAGGAAGCTCTCGGGAGACTGCTTAACGTGGTCGGAGAACCGATAGATGAGGCTGGCCCCGTAGAGACTGAGGAGCGTTGGCCCATTCACCGTCCCGCGCCCGAATTCGTCGAACAAAGCACCAAAATGGAGCTTTTCGAGACCGGCATAAAGGTTATCGATCTTCTTGCTCCTTTTCTTAAGGGCGGGAAAATCGGTCTTTTCGGCGGAGCAGGAGTAGGCAAGACCGTTTTGCTGATGGAGCTCATCCATAACATAGCCAAGGAATACGGCGGTTACTCGGTTTTCGGCGGAGTGGGAGAGAGAACCAGGGAAGGAAACGACCTTTACTGGGAGATGAAGGAATCTGGGGTTCTTGGAAACACGGGACTCATATTCGGACAGATGAACGAGCCTCCGGGAGCGAGAGCCAGGGTTGCCCTTACGGCGCTTACGCTCGCCGAGTATTTCCGCGACACCCAGGGTCAGGACGTCCTTCTTTTCATCGACAACATTTTCCGCTTTACCCAGGCGGGCTCCGAAGTGTCGGCCCTTCTAGGAAGAACACCTTCTGCTGTTGGTTACCAGCCGACTCTCTCGACTGACCTCGGGGAACTCCAGGAGAGAATCACTTCGACCGTAAAAGGCTCGATCACCTCCGTGCAGGCGATTTACGTTCCTGCGGACGACCTTACGGATCCTGCTCCCGCAACTACCTTTGCGCACCTTGACGGAACCATCGTTCTCTCAAGGCAGTTGACCGAACTTGGAATATATCCTGCTGTTGATCCACTTGACTCGGCCTCGAACATTCTTGATCCGAGAATAGTCGGAGACGAGCACTACAGGGTCGCCAGGGAAGTCCAGGAAGTTCTGCAGCGTTACAAGCAGCTCCAGGAGATAATCGCGATTCTCGGTATGGACGAACTCTCAGAAGAGGATAAGCTCACGGTTGCACGCGCCAGAAAGGTCCAGAGGTATCTCTCGCAGCCTTTCCATGTGGCCGAGCAGTTTACGGGCACCCCAGGAAAGTACGTTCCCATCAAACAGACTATAGAAGCTTTCGGCGAGATTATCTCGGGCAACATGGATGATATTCCCGAGCAGGCTTTCTACATGGTGGGTAATCTTGACGAAGTACGCGAGAAGGCGACGGCAATCGCCTCCTGA